A window of the Salarias fasciatus chromosome 7, fSalaFa1.1, whole genome shotgun sequence genome harbors these coding sequences:
- the LOC115392549 gene encoding ras and EF-hand domain-containing protein homolog, whose translation MEAFGSPSLNGTAARTARQSAEACRWKKDHKGQAGDLDPDTIQEKTHEFFQMCDIESKGFITRRDMQRLNGEIPLSADELENVFDTLDSDGNGYLTLDEFSSGFSEFLFGRRVSAVEGPVQKLPSQSLPEVLYQTQWEESLAKGEEDEEEKHFSMLMESLGANSVFEDRAEVHRLWAQLRRDEPHLLSNFEDFLARVTSQIREANREKKEMESALKRKAATHDDEIQRLYEEMEQQIKNEKDRIVLQDYERYLTRSQDLELQLSSKQKELEQLFQRQKSLEFQCQELHSEQHVTKVENVKLKQTNEELAQELEHTSQELLLAQEQLSLLQEQSTRLHEDKEMEIYRLTEGLQRERACLLKQLDLLREMNKHLRDERDMSYQKPKIPPSLKQRPFIGAVKLSNTSIFKSEDEEELSPVFVRQSLANGPSQPSHSAASRGHLQRIISIEEDHLPHLLGDCHAQSPLPECDENAHTRGSEAESETPTSPRGQPVGKETSINEESSPPAPDRLFKIVLVGNSSVGKTSLLRRFCDDSFHSGTSATVGIDYSVKTISVDNSQVALQLWDTAGQERYRSITKQFFRKADGVAVMYDITDEQSFTAVRQWLSSVKEGAGDDIPVMLLGNKTDKEIERQVEKELGERLAKDCQMTFYECSARSGHNVVDSMLHLARILKEQEDREKEKTVQLVNGSSEKKKSCC comes from the exons ATGGAAGCTTTCGGCAGTCCGTCCCTCAACGGCACGGCGGCCCGGACGGCACGGCAGAGTGCCGAGGCGTGCCGGTGGAAGAAGGACCACAAAGGTCAGGCGGGGGACTTGGATCCGGACACCATCCAGGAGAAAACCCACGAATTCTTCCAGATGTGCGACATCGAGAGCAAGGGCTTCATCACCCGACGCGACATGCAG AGGCTGAATGGGGAGATTCCTCTCAGCGCGGACGAGTTGGAGAACGTGTTCGATACCCTGGACTCGGATGGCAATGGGTACCTCACCCTGGACGAGTTCTCTTCAGGCTTCA GTGAGTTTTTGTTCGGACGGAGGGTGTCGGCAGTGGAAGGCCCAGTGCAGAAACTCCCGAGTCAGAGTCTGCCGGAGGTTCTGTATCAGACGCAGTGGGAGGAGAGCCTGGCgaaaggagaggaggatgaggaggaaaagcACTTCAGCATGCTCATGGAGAGCCTGGGAGCCAACAGCGTCTTTGAAGA CCGCGCCGAGGTGCACCGTCTGTGGGCCCAGCTGCGCCGCGACGAGCCGCACCTCCTGTCCAACTTCGAGGACTTCCTGGCCAGAGTGACGTCCCAGATTAGAGAAGCCAACCGGGAGAAGAAGGAGATGGAGAGCGCTCTGAAAAG GAAGGCGGCGACTCATGACGACGAGATCCAGCGCCTGTACGAGGAAATGGAACagcaaataaaaaatgaaaaggaccGGATCGTGCTGCAG GATTATGAGCGATATCTAACTCGCAGTCAGGatttggagctgcagctgtccagcaagcagaaggagctggagcagctttTCCAGAGACAGAAATCG CTGGAGTTTCAGTGCCAGGAGCTTCACAGCGAACAGCATGTGACCAAAGTGGAGAACGTGAAGCTGAAGCAGACAAATGAGGAGCTGGCGCAGGAGCTGGAGCACACCAGCCAGGAGCTGCTCCTCGCCCAGGAGCAGCTCAGCCTACTGCAGGAGCAGTCCACACGGCTGCACGAGGACAAGGAGAT GGAAATTTACCGGCTGACGGAGGGGCTGCAGCGAGAGCGAGCGTGCCTCCTGAAGCAGCTCGACCTGCTGAG AGAAATGAACAAACACTTACGGGATGAAAGGGACATGAGCTACCAG AAACCCAAAATCCCACCAAGTTTGAAGCAGAGACCTTTTATTGGTGCTGTGAAGCTCTCAAACACGAGTATCTTCAAAAG tgaggatgaggaggagctgagccCCGTCTTCGTGCGGCAGAGCCTCGCCAACGGCCCGTCGCAGCCGTCTCACTCGGCGGCGTCCAGAGGCCACCTCCAGAGGATCATCTCCATCGAGGAGGACCACCTCCCCCACCTGCTCGGCGACTGCCACGCCCAGAGCCCCCTGCCGGAGTGTGACGAGAACGCTCACACCAGAGGGAGCGAGGCGGAGAGCGAGACGCCAACGTCTCCCAGAGGTCAGCCCGTGGGCAAGGAGACCAGCATCAAT GAGGAAAGCAGTCCGCCGGCTCCCGACCGCCTGTTCAAGATCGTGCTGGTTGGGAACTCCAGTGTGGGAAAGACCTCCCTGCTGCGCCGCTTCTGTGACGACAGCTTCCACTCGGGCACTTCTGCCACTGTGG GTATAGATTACAGCGTAAAGACGATATCGGTGGACAACAGCCAGGTGGCGCTGCAGTTGTGGGATACAGCTGGACAAGAAAG gtaTCGAAGCATCACCAAGCAGTTCTTCCGTAAGGCTGACGGTGTGGCTGTGATGTACGATATCACCGACGAGCAGAGCTTCACTGCTGTCAGACAGTGGCTGTCCAGTGTCAAA gaAGGTGCAGGAGACGACATTCCCGTCATGCTGCTGGGAAACAAAACCGACAAGGAGATTGAAAGACAAGTTGAGAAGGAACTGGGCGAAAGACTAGCTAAG GACTGCCAGATGACCTTCTATGAATGCAGTGCGCGCTCCGGACACAACGTGGTGGACTCCATGCTACATTTAGCCAG GATCCTGAAAGAGCAAGAGGACCGAGAGAAGGAGAAGACAGTCCAGCTGGTCAACGGCTcgtcagagaagaagaagtcctgctgctaa